The following proteins come from a genomic window of Terribacillus aidingensis:
- the map gene encoding type I methionyl aminopeptidase: MIAKTEEDFKALKEIGRIVASIRDELVQRTVPGITTKELDNIAGEMFEKEGAVSAPKSEYDFPGHTCISVNDEVAHGIPGSRVIAEGDLVNVDVSGSKNGYFADTGISFVVGEGEEVLTKICDVAKQAFEAGLKKAKPGSKKSGIGRAVFQTARQNDLTVITNLTGHGIGHTIHEAPDHIYNYKDTFDDELLKDGMVIAFEPFISTSEEEVFQKEDGWTYATEKSYVAQVEHTIILTKNGPIIVTL, translated from the coding sequence ATGATTGCAAAAACAGAAGAAGACTTTAAAGCTCTGAAAGAAATTGGCAGAATTGTTGCCTCGATTAGAGACGAATTGGTACAAAGAACGGTTCCAGGAATTACGACCAAAGAACTTGATAATATAGCCGGGGAGATGTTTGAAAAAGAAGGTGCAGTTTCCGCGCCGAAAAGTGAATATGATTTTCCAGGCCATACTTGCATTAGTGTGAATGATGAAGTGGCACATGGTATTCCGGGAAGTCGCGTTATTGCTGAAGGGGATCTTGTAAATGTGGATGTTTCTGGCTCAAAGAACGGTTACTTCGCAGATACGGGAATCTCTTTTGTAGTAGGCGAAGGAGAAGAAGTATTAACGAAGATATGCGATGTGGCTAAACAAGCATTTGAAGCGGGCCTTAAGAAAGCAAAACCAGGTTCCAAAAAAAGCGGAATTGGAAGAGCAGTATTCCAAACAGCAAGACAGAATGATTTAACTGTTATCACAAACCTTACAGGACACGGTATTGGACACACCATTCACGAAGCACCTGACCATATTTATAACTACAAGGATACATTTGATGATGAATTATTAAAGGATGGGATGGTTATCGCATTCGAGCCATTTATCTCAACTTCTGAGGAAGAAGTATTCCAAAAAGAAGACGGTTGGACATATGCTACAGAAAAAAGCTATGTAGCTCAAGTGGAACATACGATTATCCTTACTAAGAATGGTCCGATTATTGTCACGCTATGA
- a CDS encoding GNAT family N-acetyltransferase, with translation MTTIRQLTINDYRAVLNMQTGIEDDYVLRIFPQLIENPAQTLFGLETEEGIAALAGVYRLPNGNGILGRLRSDIRFHSRGNATALLQHIIAFCEKDPTMNWVGAITRKSNLPAQRVLDKLHIHAESSFISLLMEAPDKFVSPSAAPWELIEGTENKRAAIEQAAVDTKAAFYPFEAYFPIPYASAILEDAYIEKLAVFRDPDSSRVMAIQEDHKGMDIAQIQYLWPDVFQQNGLWAAVFNYLKQSDKPLVPQLDVSAKNASSIPAAFSGSFTEDDAPWLIYGRYIR, from the coding sequence ATGACAACCATTAGACAATTGACAATAAATGATTACCGGGCAGTGCTCAACATGCAGACCGGTATTGAGGACGACTATGTACTCCGGATCTTCCCTCAGCTGATCGAGAATCCAGCCCAAACCTTGTTCGGCTTGGAAACGGAAGAAGGTATTGCTGCATTGGCAGGAGTATATCGTTTACCGAACGGAAATGGAATTCTCGGCCGATTGCGCAGTGATATCCGTTTTCATTCCAGAGGAAATGCTACTGCTTTGCTGCAGCATATTATTGCCTTTTGCGAAAAAGATCCAACGATGAATTGGGTCGGTGCGATCACCCGCAAGTCCAATCTTCCTGCTCAGAGAGTACTGGATAAGCTCCATATACATGCTGAGAGCTCCTTTATCAGTCTGCTGATGGAAGCGCCTGACAAGTTTGTCAGCCCTTCTGCTGCACCATGGGAATTGATTGAAGGAACAGAGAATAAGCGAGCTGCCATCGAACAAGCAGCTGTTGATACAAAAGCCGCTTTCTATCCATTTGAGGCATATTTCCCGATTCCTTATGCTTCCGCTATATTAGAGGATGCATATATAGAAAAGCTGGCTGTATTCCGTGATCCTGATTCCAGCCGCGTCATGGCAATTCAAGAAGACCATAAAGGCATGGATATAGCTCAAATCCAATATCTCTGGCCAGATGTGTTTCAGCAAAACGGCTTATGGGCTGCTGTGTTCAACTATCTCAAACAATCGGACAAGCCGCTGGTACCGCAGCTGGATGTGTCAGCCAAAAATGCCTCCAGTATACCGGCAGCCTTTAGTGGCAGCTTTACGGAAGATGATGCTCCTTGGCTCATTTACGGAAGATATATCAGATAA
- the smpB gene encoding SsrA-binding protein SmpB, with amino-acid sequence MAKGQGKVLAQNKKANFDYAIEETIEAGIVLQGTEIKSIRAGRVNLKDSFARIDRGEVRIINMHISPYEQGNRFNHDPTRTRKLLLHRKQIDKLIGQTQQQGYSLVPIKLYIKDGFAKILIGVGKGKKKYDKREDLKQKQMKRDVDRAVRDRDY; translated from the coding sequence ATGGCTAAGGGACAAGGTAAAGTACTCGCACAGAATAAAAAGGCTAATTTCGATTATGCGATCGAAGAGACGATCGAGGCTGGTATCGTCTTGCAAGGTACCGAGATCAAGTCGATCCGTGCAGGGCGGGTGAATTTAAAGGATAGTTTTGCTAGGATTGACCGCGGCGAAGTCCGTATCATCAATATGCACATTTCCCCTTATGAGCAGGGAAACCGATTCAATCATGATCCGACAAGGACTAGAAAGCTGCTATTGCATCGCAAACAGATAGATAAACTGATCGGTCAGACACAGCAGCAAGGGTATTCTTTGGTGCCGATAAAGCTGTATATAAAGGATGGCTTTGCGAAGATATTGATCGGTGTCGGTAAAGGGAAGAAGAAATACGATAAGCGTGAAGACCTCAAGCAAAAGCAGATGAAACGTGACGTAGATCGTGCTGTGCGCGACCGCGATTACTAA